The following are encoded in a window of Mumia flava genomic DNA:
- a CDS encoding PLP-dependent aminotransferase family protein — translation MTTPTVSASRLRALLDLDEADVPGYRELADTIRLLVLDGRIAAGTRLPSERELTTALPVSRTTVTRAYATLREVGFVSSRRGSGSTVTLPAGHRPRSSTPRGTAAVAWTVAAGPAAAGVGRAYAAALERLPAYLPHSGYETAGVAVLRERIAQRYADRGLPTDPEQIVVTSGAMAALNLVARTVMSRGERCAVESPTYPNAIDALRRDGVRLHGIAHDGERLDVDALAATLRAAPVGWAYLIPDFHNPTGALADDEDRAGSAAVLRRASATPIVDETMVDIALGRPGAPSGGPRGVGAPGSGAPGGGAPEMPLPYAAHHPGAITLGSASKSYWGGLRVGWIRAPHALVPRLVAARETGDLGTPVLEQLAVAELLDDRENVLAERLGQARRARDALLAALGESPFDGWRPNRPAGGLSLWIRLPARASTRLVLAAEQHDLLLTAGPRFFVDGGGETALRLPYGPESGEPDDALARLAAAWEDVRSGRTLPPVRRATPLTA, via the coding sequence GTGACCACTCCCACTGTGTCCGCATCGCGGCTCCGCGCCCTGCTCGACCTCGACGAGGCCGACGTGCCTGGCTACCGCGAGCTCGCCGACACGATCCGGCTCCTCGTGCTGGACGGTCGGATCGCTGCGGGGACGCGCCTGCCGAGCGAGCGCGAGCTCACGACCGCCCTGCCCGTCAGCCGCACGACGGTCACCCGGGCGTACGCGACGCTGCGGGAGGTCGGGTTCGTGTCGTCGCGGCGTGGTTCGGGGAGCACGGTCACCCTGCCTGCCGGGCACCGCCCGCGGTCGTCGACGCCCCGCGGTACCGCGGCGGTCGCCTGGACCGTCGCCGCGGGCCCGGCCGCCGCCGGAGTCGGACGGGCGTACGCAGCCGCGCTCGAGCGGCTGCCGGCGTACCTCCCGCACAGCGGGTACGAGACCGCGGGCGTCGCCGTGCTGCGGGAACGGATCGCGCAGCGCTACGCCGACCGGGGCCTGCCGACCGATCCCGAGCAGATCGTCGTCACGTCCGGCGCGATGGCGGCCTTGAACCTCGTCGCGAGGACGGTGATGTCCCGCGGCGAGCGGTGCGCGGTCGAGAGCCCGACGTACCCGAACGCCATCGACGCCCTGCGCCGCGACGGTGTCCGGCTGCACGGCATCGCCCACGACGGCGAGCGGCTCGACGTCGACGCCCTCGCCGCGACGCTGCGGGCGGCCCCGGTCGGGTGGGCCTACCTCATCCCCGACTTCCACAACCCCACCGGCGCGCTCGCCGACGACGAGGACCGGGCCGGGTCCGCAGCGGTCCTGCGCCGGGCGTCCGCGACCCCGATCGTCGACGAGACGATGGTCGACATCGCGCTGGGTCGGCCGGGCGCCCCGAGCGGTGGACCACGAGGCGTTGGAGCGCCAGGCAGTGGAGCGCCAGGCGGTGGTGCGCCAGAGATGCCCCTCCCGTACGCGGCGCACCACCCCGGCGCGATCACGCTCGGATCCGCGAGCAAGTCGTACTGGGGCGGCCTGCGAGTCGGGTGGATCCGCGCCCCGCACGCCCTCGTACCGCGGCTCGTCGCCGCCCGCGAGACCGGCGACCTCGGGACCCCGGTGCTGGAGCAGCTCGCGGTCGCCGAGCTCCTCGACGACCGCGAGAACGTGCTGGCGGAGCGGCTCGGCCAGGCACGGCGTGCCCGAGACGCCCTGCTCGCTGCGCTCGGCGAGTCCCCGTTCGACGGATGGCGCCCGAACCGTCCCGCCGGTGGCCTCTCGCTCTGGATTCGCCTCCCCGCCCGGGCGTCGACGCGGCTCGTGCTCGCCGCCGAGCAGCACGACCTGCTGCTCACGGCCGGGCCGCGGTTCTTCGTCGACGGCGGTGGCGAGACCGCCCTGCGGCTGCCGTACGGACCCGAGTCCGGCGAACCCGACGACGCGCTGGCCCGGCTCGCGGCGGCGTGGGAGGACGTCCGCAGCGGGCGGACCCTCCCTCCCGTCCGCCGTGCGACACCGCTCACGGCCTGA
- a CDS encoding TenA family protein produces the protein MSFSADAWDEVADWYDAILAHPFVSGLADGTLPTEVYTRYLLDDAHYLASYAGTLAMLSARAGEPALAADLARAAAEAVDAERLLHQQFLAPLGIDPDSPDAAEPTPTCRAYVGTLQTDAAYAPVEVGLAGVLPCFRVYLEVGRAIAARAADPDHPYRAWIDTYSDPAFDAAVTRVEDWTDKLAAAAAPGRRAEMLAAYVRATRFEWMFWDASWRGETWPEAGGAA, from the coding sequence ATGAGCTTCTCGGCCGACGCCTGGGACGAGGTCGCGGACTGGTACGACGCGATCCTCGCCCACCCGTTCGTCAGCGGGCTGGCCGACGGGACGCTGCCGACCGAGGTCTACACGCGCTACCTGCTCGACGACGCGCACTACCTCGCGTCGTACGCCGGGACGCTGGCGATGCTGTCGGCCCGCGCCGGCGAACCCGCACTCGCGGCGGACCTGGCCCGCGCCGCCGCGGAGGCCGTCGACGCCGAACGGCTGCTGCACCAGCAGTTCCTCGCACCGCTCGGGATCGATCCCGACTCGCCCGACGCTGCGGAGCCGACGCCGACCTGTCGCGCCTACGTGGGCACGCTCCAGACCGACGCGGCGTACGCGCCGGTGGAGGTCGGTCTCGCCGGCGTCCTGCCGTGCTTCCGGGTCTACCTCGAGGTCGGACGCGCCATCGCTGCGCGCGCCGCCGACCCCGACCACCCGTACCGCGCGTGGATCGACACCTACTCCGACCCCGCGTTCGACGCGGCGGTCACGCGGGTGGAGGACTGGACCGACAAGCTCGCGGCCGCGGCGGCCCCGGGGCGGCGCGCGGAGATGCTCGCGGCGTACGTCCGGGCGACGCGGTTCGAGTGGATGTTCTGGGACGCGTCCTGGCGCGGGGAGACCTGGCCGGAGGCCGGCGGAGCTGCCTGA
- the thiD gene encoding bifunctional hydroxymethylpyrimidine kinase/phosphomethylpyrimidine kinase, whose translation MTSVPVMLSIAGSDPSGGAGIQADLKTATALGVYGAAALTALTVQNTRGVTGIHGVPPAFVADQVRAVLDDLEVGAIKIGMLGTADVVDAVAEVLAGTDVPVVLDPVMVATSGDRLVPEDAVEAIRDRLVPRATVVTPNVPEAAVLAGVAPARSVDDLGAASRALREAGAAAALVKGGHLGGPESVDVLADTAGVRAYASPRVATRNTHGTGCTLSSAIASGIASGLALRDAVGAAKDYLDGALDAGADLEIGHGHGPVDHLWRTR comes from the coding sequence ATGACCAGCGTGCCCGTGATGCTGTCGATCGCCGGCTCCGACCCGTCGGGCGGAGCCGGGATCCAGGCCGACCTCAAGACCGCCACGGCGCTCGGGGTGTACGGCGCAGCGGCGCTGACCGCGCTCACCGTCCAGAACACCCGGGGCGTGACCGGGATCCACGGTGTCCCGCCGGCGTTCGTGGCCGACCAGGTCCGCGCGGTGCTGGACGACCTCGAGGTCGGCGCGATCAAGATCGGCATGCTCGGCACGGCCGACGTCGTCGACGCGGTCGCCGAGGTCCTCGCCGGCACCGACGTCCCCGTCGTGCTCGACCCGGTGATGGTGGCGACGTCGGGGGACCGGCTCGTGCCGGAGGACGCGGTCGAGGCGATCCGCGACCGGCTCGTGCCGAGGGCCACGGTCGTCACCCCGAACGTCCCCGAGGCCGCGGTGCTCGCCGGGGTCGCGCCGGCGCGGAGCGTCGACGACCTGGGCGCGGCCTCCCGGGCGCTGCGCGAGGCCGGTGCCGCAGCGGCACTGGTCAAGGGCGGCCACCTCGGCGGTCCCGAGAGCGTCGACGTGCTCGCCGACACCGCGGGCGTGCGGGCGTACGCGTCGCCGCGGGTCGCGACCCGCAACACCCACGGCACCGGCTGCACGCTGTCGTCGGCGATCGCGTCCGGGATCGCCTCGGGCCTCGCGCTGCGCGACGCCGTCGGGGCCGCCAAGGACTACCTGGACGGCGCGCTGGACGCCGGCGCCGACCTCGAGATCGGGCACGGGCACGGGCCCGTCGACCACCTCTGGAGGACACGATGA
- the thiE gene encoding thiamine phosphate synthase — MDLRLYLVSGDVPLGSDLIDVLEQAALGGAATIQLRLKGASPAERVRRAAEAAERLAPIGTTFVVNDDIDAALAVEGAGLHVGPDDLHPAAAREALGPDRVIGWSLHDLAQLDDAEALAASDYLAVSPVWPTPTKPDTTAPWGLDGVRRLRDAVPPEVPLLAIGGIDATNAASVIDAGADGICVVSAICAAPDPYGAAIGLRRVVDAALDERSMR, encoded by the coding sequence ATGGACCTGCGGCTCTACCTGGTCTCGGGCGACGTCCCGCTAGGCTCGGACCTGATCGACGTGCTGGAGCAGGCTGCGCTGGGCGGTGCGGCGACGATCCAGCTCCGGCTCAAGGGCGCATCGCCCGCCGAGCGCGTACGGCGGGCCGCTGAGGCGGCCGAGCGGCTCGCTCCGATCGGCACCACGTTCGTGGTCAACGACGACATCGACGCCGCGCTGGCGGTCGAGGGCGCCGGGCTGCACGTCGGCCCGGACGACCTGCACCCGGCGGCCGCCCGTGAAGCGCTCGGCCCCGACCGCGTGATCGGTTGGTCGTTGCACGACCTCGCGCAGCTCGACGACGCCGAGGCGCTCGCCGCGTCCGACTACCTCGCGGTGAGCCCGGTCTGGCCGACGCCGACAAAGCCCGACACCACCGCGCCGTGGGGGCTCGACGGCGTCCGCCGATTGCGCGACGCCGTACCGCCCGAGGTGCCGCTGCTCGCGATCGGCGGCATCGACGCGACCAACGCCGCGTCGGTGATCGACGCCGGTGCCGACGGGATCTGCGTGGTGTCGGCGATCTGCGCCGCCCCCGACCCGTACGGCGCCGCGATCGGGCTGCGCCGGGTCGTGGATGCCGCGCTGGACGAGAGGAGCATGCGATGA
- the thiM gene encoding hydroxyethylthiazole kinase translates to MLEPSTVAHVHTRLRETSPLVQVITNYVSMDIAANLLNAAGASPAMVHDAHESGEFARIAGAVVANIGTLSDPWVDGMLAAVAQAEADGTPWILDPVAVGATTFRRDTVDRLLEHNPAVIRGNASEILAIATSAGAGRGVDADAAVEDVRSDAEALASKLGTVVAMTGATDLVTDGTRSVTITGGDPRAPMITALGCSASALVAACCAVHDDALEASASALAILSAAVEKAGEKAEGPGSLRWRLLDALSTLSADEAAAVAAR, encoded by the coding sequence ATGCTCGAACCATCCACCGTCGCCCACGTCCACACGCGTCTGCGCGAGACGTCACCGCTGGTGCAGGTCATCACGAACTACGTGTCGATGGACATCGCGGCCAACCTGCTGAACGCCGCCGGCGCCTCGCCGGCGATGGTCCACGACGCGCACGAGTCCGGCGAGTTCGCCCGGATCGCCGGCGCCGTGGTGGCCAACATCGGCACGCTGTCGGACCCGTGGGTCGACGGCATGCTCGCCGCGGTCGCGCAGGCCGAGGCCGACGGGACGCCGTGGATCCTCGACCCGGTCGCGGTCGGCGCCACCACCTTCCGTCGCGACACGGTCGACCGGCTGCTCGAGCACAACCCCGCGGTGATCCGCGGCAACGCCAGCGAGATCCTGGCGATCGCCACCTCGGCCGGTGCCGGACGCGGCGTGGACGCCGACGCGGCGGTCGAGGACGTACGGTCCGACGCGGAGGCGCTCGCGTCCAAGCTTGGCACGGTGGTCGCGATGACGGGCGCCACCGACCTCGTCACCGACGGCACCCGTTCGGTCACGATCACCGGCGGTGACCCGAGGGCGCCGATGATCACCGCGCTGGGCTGCTCGGCGAGCGCGCTGGTCGCCGCGTGCTGCGCGGTCCACGACGACGCGCTGGAGGCGTCCGCGTCGGCGCTCGCGATCCTGTCGGCCGCCGTCGAGAAGGCCGGCGAGAAGGCCGAGGGGCCCGGCTCGCTGCGCTGGCGGCTGCTGGACGCCCTGTCGACGCTGAGCGCCGACGAGGCCGCCGCGGTCGCGGCCCGCTGA
- the ilvC gene encoding ketol-acid reductoisomerase: MPELYYDDDADLSVIQGRSVAVLGYGSQGHAHALSLRDSGVDVRVGLPEGSKSRDKAEAEGLRVLTPAEAAAEADVIVILAPDHVQRNLYSESVEPNLNDGDALIFGHGFNIRFGYIKPPAGVDVGMIAPKGPGHLVRREYVEGRGVPVLVAVEQDATGNAWPLVLSYAKGIGGLRAGGIKTTFTEETETDLFGEQAVLCGGMSALVQAGFETLTEAGYQPEVAYFECLHELKLIVDLMYEGGIAKQRWSVSDTAEYGDYVSGPRVIDSRVKDTMKDVLDDIKSGAFAERFIADQDAGAPEFKKFREESEQHPIEATGRELRQLMAWVKSTDDDYTEGTAAR; the protein is encoded by the coding sequence GTGCCTGAGCTGTACTACGACGACGACGCCGACCTGAGCGTCATCCAAGGCCGGAGCGTGGCCGTGCTGGGCTACGGCAGCCAGGGCCACGCCCACGCGCTGTCGCTGCGTGACTCCGGCGTCGACGTCCGCGTCGGCCTGCCGGAGGGATCGAAGAGCCGCGACAAGGCCGAGGCCGAGGGTCTGCGGGTCCTCACCCCGGCCGAGGCCGCCGCCGAGGCCGACGTGATCGTCATCCTGGCGCCGGACCACGTCCAGCGGAACCTCTACTCCGAGTCGGTCGAGCCGAACCTCAACGACGGCGACGCGCTGATCTTCGGACACGGCTTCAACATCCGCTTCGGCTACATCAAGCCCCCGGCCGGTGTCGACGTCGGCATGATCGCCCCGAAGGGCCCGGGCCACCTGGTCCGTCGCGAGTACGTCGAGGGCCGTGGCGTCCCGGTGCTCGTGGCCGTCGAGCAGGACGCGACCGGCAACGCCTGGCCGCTCGTCCTCTCGTACGCGAAGGGGATCGGCGGTCTGCGTGCCGGCGGCATCAAGACCACGTTCACCGAGGAGACCGAGACCGATCTCTTCGGCGAGCAGGCCGTGCTCTGCGGCGGCATGTCGGCGCTGGTCCAGGCCGGCTTCGAGACGCTGACCGAGGCCGGCTACCAGCCCGAGGTCGCGTACTTCGAGTGCCTCCACGAGCTCAAGCTGATCGTCGACCTGATGTACGAGGGCGGCATCGCCAAGCAGCGCTGGTCGGTCTCCGACACCGCCGAGTACGGCGACTACGTGTCGGGCCCGCGGGTCATCGACAGCCGCGTCAAGGACACCATGAAGGACGTCCTCGACGACATCAAGAGCGGCGCGTTCGCTGAGCGCTTCATCGCCGATCAGGACGCCGGTGCGCCGGAGTTCAAGAAGTTCCGCGAGGAGAGCGAGCAGCACCCGATCGAGGCCACCGGCCGCGAGCTGCGTCAGCTCATGGCGTGGGTGAAGAGCACCGACGACGACTACACGGAGGGCACCGCCGCCCGCTGA
- the ilvN gene encoding acetolactate synthase small subunit, with the protein MSTHTLSVLVENTPGVLARVSSLFMRRGFNIESLAVGPTEYPEISRMTIVVNVDELPLEQVTKQLNKLVQVLKIVELEPESAVERELMLIKVRADSQTRGQVLETVQLFRAKVVDVAPDAVTIEATGDPGKLAAMLRVLEPFGIREIAQSGRVAIGRGGRSITDRALRSVTPSSTQTA; encoded by the coding sequence GTGAGCACCCACACCCTGTCCGTCCTGGTCGAGAACACCCCCGGTGTGCTGGCTCGTGTGTCGAGCCTGTTCATGCGGCGCGGGTTCAACATCGAGTCGCTGGCGGTCGGCCCCACCGAGTATCCGGAGATCTCCCGGATGACGATCGTGGTCAACGTCGACGAGCTCCCGCTCGAGCAGGTCACCAAGCAGCTCAACAAGCTCGTCCAGGTCCTCAAGATCGTCGAGCTCGAGCCGGAGTCGGCCGTCGAGCGCGAGCTGATGCTGATCAAGGTCCGGGCCGACTCCCAGACCCGTGGACAGGTCCTCGAGACCGTCCAGCTGTTCCGCGCCAAGGTCGTCGACGTCGCGCCCGACGCCGTGACGATCGAGGCGACCGGCGACCCGGGCAAGCTCGCGGCGATGCTGCGGGTGCTCGAGCCGTTCGGCATCCGCGAGATCGCGCAGTCCGGACGCGTGGCGATCGGCCGTGGTGGCCGCTCGATCACCGACCGGGCCCTGCGTTCGGTCACGCCGTCGTCGACCCAGACCGCCTGA
- a CDS encoding acetolactate synthase large subunit yields MSEQITGAQSLIRALEHAGVEVVFGIPGGAVLPAYDPLFDSEQIRHILVRHEQGAGHAAQGYAVATGRVGVCMATSGPGATNLVTAIADAHMDSVPIVAVTGQVTSASIGTDAFQEADIRGITMPITKHSYLITDPAEIPRAVAEAFHIASTGRPGPVLVDISKDALQSMTEFAWPAELSLPGYRPTTKPHGKQVREAARLIAAAKRPVLYVGGGVVKANASAELKVLAEMTGIPVVTTLMARGAFPDSHDLHLGMPGMHGTVAAVGALQKSDLLISLGARFDDRVTGELSSFAPGAKVIHADIDPAEISKNRVADVPIVGDCREVIADLVVALQVEYADNPADYASWRTYTTGIRERYPLGYEPAEDGGLAPQQVIERISALSGPEVTFTAGVGQHQMWAANFLDHERPARWINSGGMGTMGFSVPAAMGAQVARPGEPVWAIDGDGCFQMTNQELATCALEGIPIKVAVINNSSLGMVRQWQTLFYGGRYSNTDLQTGPDAARIPDFVKLADAYGCVGLRCERAEDLDAVIEKAMSINDVPVVIDFVVHRDAMVWPMVAAGVSNDMIQIARDMAPDFGEEEL; encoded by the coding sequence ATGAGTGAGCAGATCACCGGGGCCCAGTCTCTGATCCGTGCCCTGGAGCACGCCGGGGTCGAGGTCGTCTTCGGCATTCCCGGTGGCGCCGTCCTTCCGGCGTACGACCCGCTCTTCGACTCCGAGCAGATCCGCCACATCCTCGTCCGGCACGAGCAGGGCGCGGGCCACGCCGCCCAGGGGTACGCGGTGGCGACCGGCCGCGTCGGCGTCTGCATGGCGACCTCCGGCCCCGGCGCGACGAACCTCGTCACCGCGATCGCCGACGCGCACATGGACTCGGTCCCGATCGTCGCGGTCACCGGTCAGGTCACCAGCGCCTCGATCGGCACCGACGCCTTCCAGGAGGCGGACATCCGCGGCATCACGATGCCGATCACCAAGCACTCGTACCTCATCACCGACCCGGCCGAGATCCCGCGGGCCGTCGCCGAGGCGTTCCACATCGCCTCCACCGGCCGCCCGGGCCCGGTGCTCGTCGACATCTCCAAGGACGCGCTCCAGAGCATGACGGAGTTCGCGTGGCCGGCCGAGCTGTCGCTGCCGGGCTACCGTCCGACGACGAAGCCGCACGGCAAGCAGGTCCGCGAGGCCGCGCGGCTGATCGCGGCCGCCAAGCGGCCCGTGCTGTACGTCGGGGGCGGCGTTGTCAAAGCGAACGCCTCGGCCGAGCTCAAGGTGCTCGCCGAGATGACCGGCATCCCGGTCGTCACCACGCTGATGGCGCGCGGTGCGTTCCCCGACAGCCACGACCTGCACCTCGGCATGCCCGGCATGCACGGCACCGTGGCCGCGGTCGGCGCGCTCCAGAAGAGCGACCTGCTGATCTCGCTCGGCGCACGCTTCGACGACCGGGTGACCGGCGAGCTGTCGTCGTTCGCCCCGGGCGCCAAGGTCATCCACGCCGACATCGACCCGGCCGAGATCTCCAAGAACCGCGTCGCCGACGTCCCGATCGTGGGCGACTGCCGCGAGGTGATCGCCGACCTCGTCGTCGCGCTGCAGGTCGAGTACGCCGACAACCCCGCCGACTACGCGTCCTGGCGCACGTACACGACCGGGATCCGCGAGCGCTACCCGCTCGGCTACGAGCCGGCCGAGGACGGCGGCCTCGCGCCGCAGCAGGTGATCGAGCGGATCAGCGCGCTGTCGGGGCCCGAGGTGACCTTCACCGCCGGCGTCGGTCAGCACCAGATGTGGGCCGCGAACTTCCTCGACCACGAGCGCCCGGCCCGCTGGATCAACTCCGGCGGCATGGGCACGATGGGCTTCTCCGTGCCCGCCGCGATGGGCGCCCAGGTCGCGCGACCCGGCGAGCCGGTCTGGGCGATCGACGGCGACGGCTGCTTCCAGATGACCAACCAGGAGCTGGCCACCTGCGCCCTCGAGGGGATCCCGATCAAGGTCGCGGTCATCAACAACTCCTCGCTCGGGATGGTCCGGCAGTGGCAGACGCTGTTCTACGGCGGCCGCTACTCCAACACCGACCTCCAGACCGGTCCCGACGCCGCCCGGATCCCGGACTTCGTCAAGCTCGCCGACGCGTACGGGTGCGTGGGCCTGCGCTGCGAGCGCGCCGAGGACCTCGACGCGGTGATCGAGAAGGCGATGTCCATCAACGACGTCCCCGTCGTGATCGACTTCGTCGTCCACCGCGACGCGATGGTGTGGCCGATGGTCGCCGCCGGCGTCAGCAACGACATGATCCAGATCGCGCGCGACATGGCGCCCGACTTCGGAGAGGAAGAGCTGTGA
- the ilvD gene encoding dihydroxy-acid dehydratase, with translation MASETPDIKPRSRDVTDGLEKAAARGMLRAVGMGDDDWEKPQIGVASSWNEITPCNLPLDRLADAVKNGVHAAGGYPLEFGTISVSDGISMGHEGMHYSLVSREVIADSVEVVMQAERLDGSVTLAGCDKSLPGMLMAAARLDLASVFLYAGSIMPGQVDGKDVTIIDAFEAVGACLRGLITREEVDRVERAICPGEGACGGMYTANTMAAVAEALGMSLPGSAAPPAVDRRRDGFAHRSGEAVVGLLRQGITARQIMTREAFENAIAVVMALGGSTNAVLHLLAIAREAEVDLSLDDFNRIGDKVPHLGDLKPFGRYVMNDVDKVGGIPVIMKALLDAGLMHGDTLTVTGKTMAENLDELVTTTVDGDVIRKLENPIHATGGLTILRGTLAPEGAVVKSAGFDSDVFSGTARVFDGEQAAMEALADGTITGGDVVVIRYEGPKGGPGMREMLAITGAIKGAGLGKDVLLLTDGRFSGGTTGLCVGHVAPEAVDGGPIAFVEDGDPITLDVANRRLDVDIDDAELERRRTGWSPTLPDVPPRGVLAKYSRLVGSAADGAVLG, from the coding sequence ATGGCGTCCGAGACCCCCGACATCAAGCCCCGCAGCCGCGACGTGACCGACGGACTCGAGAAGGCGGCCGCACGCGGCATGCTCCGGGCCGTCGGCATGGGCGACGACGACTGGGAGAAGCCGCAGATCGGCGTCGCGTCGAGCTGGAACGAGATCACCCCGTGCAACCTGCCGCTCGACCGGCTCGCGGACGCGGTCAAGAACGGCGTGCACGCGGCCGGCGGCTACCCGCTCGAGTTCGGCACGATCTCGGTCTCCGACGGCATCTCGATGGGCCACGAGGGGATGCACTACTCGCTGGTCTCGCGCGAGGTGATCGCCGACTCCGTCGAGGTCGTGATGCAGGCCGAGCGGCTCGACGGCTCCGTCACCCTCGCCGGGTGCGACAAGTCGCTGCCCGGCATGCTGATGGCGGCCGCGCGGCTCGACCTCGCCAGCGTCTTCCTGTACGCGGGGTCGATCATGCCGGGCCAGGTCGACGGCAAGGACGTCACGATCATCGACGCGTTCGAGGCCGTCGGTGCCTGCCTGCGCGGTCTGATCACCCGCGAGGAGGTCGACCGCGTGGAGCGGGCGATCTGCCCGGGCGAGGGCGCCTGCGGCGGCATGTACACCGCCAACACCATGGCCGCCGTCGCCGAGGCGCTCGGCATGTCGCTGCCGGGCTCGGCCGCCCCGCCGGCGGTCGACCGGCGCCGCGACGGGTTCGCGCACCGCTCCGGGGAGGCGGTCGTCGGGCTCCTCCGCCAGGGCATCACCGCCCGCCAGATCATGACCCGCGAGGCGTTCGAGAACGCCATCGCCGTCGTGATGGCGCTCGGCGGCTCGACGAACGCGGTGCTCCACCTGCTCGCGATCGCGCGCGAGGCCGAGGTCGACCTGAGTCTCGACGACTTCAACCGGATCGGCGACAAGGTCCCGCACCTCGGCGACCTCAAGCCGTTCGGCCGCTACGTGATGAACGACGTCGACAAGGTCGGCGGCATCCCGGTCATCATGAAGGCGCTGCTCGATGCCGGCCTGATGCACGGCGACACGCTCACGGTCACCGGCAAGACGATGGCCGAGAACCTCGACGAGCTGGTCACGACCACGGTCGACGGCGACGTGATCCGCAAGCTCGAGAACCCGATCCACGCCACCGGCGGCCTCACGATCCTGCGCGGCACGCTCGCACCGGAGGGCGCGGTCGTGAAGAGCGCCGGGTTCGACTCCGACGTCTTCTCCGGGACCGCGCGCGTCTTCGACGGCGAGCAGGCCGCGATGGAGGCGCTGGCCGACGGCACGATCACCGGCGGCGACGTCGTCGTGATCCGCTACGAGGGCCCGAAGGGCGGCCCGGGGATGCGCGAGATGCTCGCGATCACCGGTGCGATCAAGGGGGCCGGCCTCGGCAAGGACGTCCTGCTGCTCACCGACGGACGCTTCTCCGGCGGCACCACCGGCCTGTGCGTCGGCCACGTGGCGCCCGAGGCGGTCGACGGCGGCCCGATCGCGTTCGTCGAGGACGGCGACCCGATCACGCTCGACGTCGCGAACCGCCGTCTCGACGTCGACATCGACGACGCCGAGCTCGAGCGCCGCCGTACGGGCTGGTCGCCGACGCTGCCCGACGTGCCGCCGCGCGGCGTGCTCGCCAAGTACTCCCGGCTCGTCGGCTCCGCGGCCGACGGGGCCGTGCTGGGCTGA
- a CDS encoding SatD family protein has product MTLDQRRSRREPDAVPDLLAALADDGLRTVLPFDRTAGDEVQGLLDDPAAVLDVVVRALRTGRWSIGIGVGPTEEPLPDVVRAGRGPAYVDARDAVEAAKRAAHPVCVRATEAPEAAEDAETALWLLAAVLERRSDAGWEAVDVRAVHPTQAAAAEALGISAQAMSQRLDVAGWTDEGRGRSLAGRLLARADRPEEGPR; this is encoded by the coding sequence ATGACGCTCGATCAGCGGCGCAGCCGGCGGGAGCCGGATGCGGTGCCGGACCTGCTCGCGGCGCTCGCCGACGACGGCCTCCGTACGGTCCTGCCCTTCGACCGCACCGCCGGCGACGAGGTGCAGGGGCTGCTCGACGACCCTGCCGCGGTCCTCGACGTCGTCGTCCGCGCTCTCCGTACGGGTCGGTGGTCGATCGGGATCGGGGTCGGCCCGACCGAGGAGCCGCTCCCCGACGTGGTCCGCGCCGGCCGCGGCCCCGCGTACGTCGATGCCCGTGACGCGGTCGAGGCTGCGAAGCGTGCCGCGCACCCCGTCTGCGTCCGCGCCACCGAGGCGCCGGAGGCGGCCGAGGATGCGGAGACCGCGCTGTGGCTGCTCGCGGCCGTGCTCGAGCGCCGCAGCGACGCGGGGTGGGAGGCGGTCGACGTCCGCGCGGTGCACCCGACCCAGGCTGCGGCCGCCGAGGCGCTGGGCATCTCCGCGCAGGCGATGTCGCAGCGGCTCGATGTCGCGGGGTGGACCGACGAGGGCCGAGGCCGTAGTCTCGCCGGACGCTTGCTCGCCCGCGCCGACCGTCCGGAGGAGGGGCCGCGATGA